Proteins encoded in a region of the Paenibacillus sp. E222 genome:
- a CDS encoding class I SAM-dependent methyltransferase yields MRDTPNATDFMESRYIREGDPKTDTLVFPLHPAWWSRPYEYEWARQFAQQEDVVLDAACGISHPFKFWLAEHCREVYACDWDERILSREAIRLDIASDFGEQAARDLPESSLDRLHLAQANLAQLPYESEMFDSVFCISVLEHLDTGTMLRAFREFARVLKPDGRLIATFDVPEMRPDLLETIMAVTGLTIEGKLSVKEPEDAIWSDMYGPVIRCFRAVIRKE; encoded by the coding sequence ATGAGGGATACGCCAAATGCAACGGATTTCATGGAATCAAGATACATTCGGGAGGGTGATCCCAAAACGGATACATTGGTTTTTCCACTGCATCCTGCGTGGTGGAGCCGTCCGTACGAGTACGAATGGGCACGCCAGTTTGCGCAGCAGGAGGACGTCGTACTCGACGCTGCCTGTGGTATATCCCATCCATTCAAATTTTGGCTGGCAGAGCACTGCCGGGAAGTTTATGCCTGTGATTGGGATGAGCGTATTTTGTCCAGAGAAGCGATCAGGCTGGATATCGCTTCTGATTTTGGCGAGCAGGCCGCACGCGACCTGCCGGAATCGAGCCTGGACCGACTGCATCTTGCGCAGGCCAACCTGGCTCAGCTTCCGTATGAATCCGAGATGTTTGACAGCGTATTCTGTATCTCTGTGCTGGAGCATCTGGATACAGGCACGATGCTGCGGGCCTTTCGCGAATTCGCCAGGGTGCTGAAGCCAGACGGACGGTTGATCGCCACGTTTGATGTGCCCGAGATGCGTCCGGACCTGCTGGAGACCATTATGGCTGTCACCGGACTGACGATCGAGGGCAAGCTAAGCGTGAAAGAACCGGAGGATGCCATCTGGTCTGACATGTATGGCCCAGTAATCCGTTGTTTTCGTGCTGTTATTCGTAAGGAGTAA
- a CDS encoding glycosyltransferase family 4 protein, whose translation MGVVSILTHSFTDGYNREFSRVFGGGLERYVLDLCSVIRGLGHIPEVHQLSYFEAFQTRTEQIDVYGYAYDMNDVPEAFARMAAAARGPVIYASCLWQPIAYKPGSLGICHGINWDRPALPLGTKQQVAEHIQLALDGLVRIVSVDSHFQTFCRAACTFADPGQVVLIPNAVDTSYFTPAPPRRTFEHEQEEEWLAAWKKDLAGHEEHAEAAISGLNAASSVGERNVGNGMVRADRSEVTVIAEELDSANIRQGLAGRQPNDLSDDYLKEQDEDVTTAIQVSPSRPLRILYPRRISMERGIIPMMLAADRLLGAFPDLEVEFAGELVEGSTVGRSFRYWHRTHPHADRIKHRTYDFRDIREAYHQADIAVIPTVFSEGTSYACLEAMSCGLPVVASNVGGLNDLIQDGFNGLLVPPGEEALTAALVRLVQDRAERERLGIYARETALSYDISHWRRRWSSVLESFLAEAGLKEGIRG comes from the coding sequence ATGGGCGTGGTCAGCATATTGACACACAGCTTCACCGACGGATATAACCGGGAATTCAGCCGGGTGTTCGGGGGCGGTCTGGAGCGTTACGTCCTGGATTTGTGCAGTGTAATCCGCGGATTGGGACACATCCCCGAGGTCCATCAGTTGTCCTATTTTGAAGCTTTTCAGACTCGTACGGAACAGATCGATGTATACGGGTATGCCTACGATATGAATGATGTGCCCGAAGCTTTTGCCCGAATGGCTGCCGCAGCGCGAGGGCCTGTGATCTATGCAAGCTGCCTGTGGCAGCCCATTGCCTACAAGCCGGGCAGCCTCGGCATCTGCCACGGGATTAACTGGGATCGTCCCGCGCTGCCGCTGGGGACCAAGCAGCAAGTCGCGGAGCATATTCAACTGGCACTGGATGGACTTGTACGCATCGTGTCGGTGGATTCACATTTTCAGACCTTTTGCCGTGCTGCTTGTACGTTTGCCGATCCAGGTCAGGTCGTGCTCATTCCCAATGCAGTGGATACCTCCTACTTCACACCTGCTCCGCCAAGGCGTACGTTCGAGCATGAACAGGAAGAAGAATGGCTGGCAGCATGGAAGAAAGATCTTGCAGGCCATGAAGAGCATGCTGAAGCTGCCATCTCGGGGTTGAATGCTGCGTCATCCGTGGGGGAAAGAAACGTTGGAAACGGCATGGTGCGGGCGGACAGATCCGAGGTGACAGTAATCGCTGAAGAACTGGACTCGGCAAATATTAGACAGGGGCTAGCTGGTCGGCAGCCAAATGATCTATCGGATGATTATTTGAAGGAGCAGGATGAAGATGTAACAACTGCGATTCAAGTGAGCCCTTCGCGTCCACTGCGTATTTTATATCCGCGTCGGATCAGCATGGAACGGGGCATTATTCCGATGATGCTGGCAGCTGACCGACTGCTTGGTGCCTTTCCCGATCTGGAGGTCGAATTTGCTGGAGAGCTGGTTGAAGGCAGCACGGTGGGCCGCTCCTTCCGGTATTGGCATCGCACGCACCCCCATGCAGATCGAATCAAACATCGCACGTATGATTTTCGGGATATCCGCGAGGCCTACCATCAGGCAGATATCGCCGTGATCCCGACCGTCTTCTCGGAAGGAACGTCCTACGCTTGTCTGGAGGCGATGAGCTGTGGGCTTCCGGTTGTTGCTTCCAATGTTGGCGGACTGAATGATTTGATTCAGGATGGCTTCAACGGACTGCTGGTGCCTCCAGGGGAAGAAGCGCTGACCGCCGCGCTGGTGCGTCTCGTTCAAGATAGGGCCGAACGGGAGCGGCTGGGTATCTATGCCCGCGAGACAGCGCTGTCCTACGACATATCCCACTGGCGGCGCAGGTGGAGTTCGGTATTGGAATCTTTTTTGGCAGAAGCAGGATTAAAGGAGGGAATTCGGGGATGA
- a CDS encoding glycosyltransferase has protein sequence MMLDPKKRRQHVNGPMVHKDIRSETTHTLTEAPESPHAEPLETGDKHLENALSPLDIRSETHQRYSTEHPGDQDAVKHRDIGQFREPFSVRRVRKSQGNKLTAMLQVRNERGRYLEEVLDDLSEFVDEIVIVDDASTDGTPDICRAYPKVVRLEVLEKPLFAEEWRLRNALWQAAAGTSPDWLLSVDADELYSTDAKKAIRALINQDHADWIAFRFYDMWGGRTHYREDDLWGLHRRHTASLVRYMPGYPYFYPQQNHHVPRLPLPCTVLPGISTELKVQHLGWAGSLEDRVRKYLRYKRIDPHGEWGSLEHYESILDPEPRLIPWKEEQ, from the coding sequence ATGATGCTGGACCCGAAGAAGCGCAGACAACATGTGAATGGACCGATGGTGCATAAGGATATACGATCCGAAACAACTCATACTCTAACGGAAGCGCCGGAATCACCACACGCTGAGCCACTGGAAACTGGCGATAAGCATCTGGAAAATGCGCTGAGTCCGTTGGATATCCGAAGTGAAACCCATCAAAGATATAGCACAGAGCACCCAGGGGACCAGGATGCTGTAAAGCACAGAGATATAGGCCAATTCAGAGAGCCGTTTTCCGTTCGTCGCGTTCGTAAAAGTCAGGGCAATAAACTGACCGCCATGCTTCAGGTACGCAACGAGCGCGGGCGGTATCTGGAGGAGGTGCTGGACGATTTAAGTGAATTTGTGGATGAGATCGTCATTGTGGACGATGCCAGCACAGATGGAACACCCGATATATGCAGAGCCTATCCAAAGGTTGTTCGTCTGGAAGTGCTGGAGAAGCCGTTATTTGCGGAGGAATGGCGATTACGTAACGCTCTATGGCAAGCAGCAGCAGGTACCTCGCCGGATTGGCTGCTATCGGTTGATGCTGATGAGCTATACAGCACAGATGCGAAGAAAGCGATACGCGCTCTGATTAACCAGGACCATGCGGACTGGATCGCTTTCCGTTTCTACGATATGTGGGGCGGACGAACCCACTATCGGGAGGATGACCTTTGGGGGCTTCACCGACGTCATACCGCTTCCCTGGTCCGATATATGCCGGGTTACCCTTACTTTTACCCGCAGCAAAATCATCATGTGCCTCGCCTTCCCTTGCCCTGCACTGTATTGCCCGGAATCAGCACGGAATTGAAAGTCCAGCATCTTGGCTGGGCAGGAAGTCTGGAGGATCGGGTTCGGAAATATTTGCGTTATAAACGAATTGATCCACACGGCGAGTGGGGCAGCCTGGAACACTATGAATCGATTCTTGATCCGGAGCCAAGGCTGATTCCGTGGAAGGAGGAGCAGTGA
- a CDS encoding cytochrome ubiquinol oxidase subunit I translates to MDPIMLSRIQYALTTIFHFFFVPLSIGLVLLVAIMETLYVVKGKEVYKTMAKFWGKLFLINFAVGVVTGILQEFQFGMNWSEYSRFVGDVFGAPLAVEALLAFFMESTFIGLWIFGWDRLSKKVHLACIWLVFVGTFLSALWILAANSFMQHPVGFEINNGRAEMNDFFALITNGQLLVEFPHTIFGALMTGAFVVTGISAYKLMKKQDVEIFRKSFNIAIIIGLVSSLGVAFSGHFQAQYLVETQPMKMAASEGTWTTTEDPAPWTVVAFIDPNKQENSREIKIPGLLSYLSYSKFSGSVKGMKELQAEYEQTYGPGDYIPPVRTTFWSFRIMIAAGGLMILLAIYGTFLAMRRKLEGAGKWFMRLMVFAISLPFIANTSGWIMTEVGRQPWTVFGYMTTSAGVSPNVSAGQILFSTIAFTAAYTVLGIVMVYLFVREIKAGPYAVEKPEEHDESADPFGVDGGYSVVTK, encoded by the coding sequence ATGGATCCGATTATGTTATCGCGTATCCAATATGCGCTCACAACGATTTTCCATTTCTTTTTTGTGCCGCTGTCCATCGGTCTTGTGCTGCTGGTAGCGATTATGGAGACGTTGTACGTAGTGAAGGGTAAGGAAGTTTACAAAACGATGGCCAAATTCTGGGGCAAACTGTTCCTGATTAACTTCGCCGTTGGTGTAGTCACAGGCATTCTGCAAGAATTCCAGTTCGGCATGAACTGGTCGGAGTACTCCCGTTTTGTCGGGGATGTATTTGGTGCGCCACTGGCTGTGGAAGCCTTATTGGCGTTTTTTATGGAGTCTACCTTTATTGGACTCTGGATTTTCGGATGGGATCGTTTGTCCAAAAAAGTGCACCTAGCTTGTATCTGGCTGGTATTTGTCGGCACATTCCTGTCTGCGCTCTGGATTCTGGCAGCCAATTCATTCATGCAGCATCCGGTTGGCTTCGAGATTAATAATGGCCGCGCCGAGATGAATGATTTCTTTGCACTGATTACGAATGGTCAACTGCTGGTAGAGTTCCCGCATACGATTTTTGGTGCCCTGATGACAGGTGCATTCGTCGTAACCGGGATTAGTGCCTACAAGTTGATGAAGAAGCAGGATGTGGAAATATTCCGCAAATCGTTCAACATTGCCATCATTATTGGCCTGGTTTCCTCGCTGGGGGTTGCCTTCTCGGGTCACTTCCAGGCGCAATATCTAGTGGAGACGCAGCCAATGAAAATGGCAGCCAGTGAAGGAACATGGACGACGACGGAAGACCCTGCACCATGGACCGTGGTAGCCTTTATCGACCCGAACAAACAGGAGAATTCCAGAGAAATCAAAATCCCTGGATTGCTCAGTTATCTGTCCTATAGCAAGTTCTCTGGCAGTGTCAAAGGCATGAAGGAGCTGCAAGCGGAGTATGAGCAAACGTATGGACCAGGGGACTATATTCCACCAGTACGGACGACGTTCTGGAGCTTCCGCATTATGATTGCTGCGGGCGGATTGATGATTTTGCTAGCGATATACGGTACATTCCTGGCGATGCGCCGCAAATTGGAGGGAGCAGGCAAGTGGTTTATGCGTCTGATGGTGTTTGCCATTTCCCTTCCGTTTATCGCTAATACGTCGGGCTGGATTATGACAGAGGTGGGAAGGCAGCCGTGGACGGTATTTGGTTATATGACAACTTCAGCCGGGGTATCCCCGAACGTAAGCGCAGGCCAGATTTTGTTCTCCACCATTGCTTTTACAGCAGCGTATACGGTTCTCGGCATTGTGATGGTCTACCTGTTCGTTCGTGAAATCAAGGCAGGGCCATATGCAGTCGAAAAGCCGGAGGAGCATGATGAATCGGCCGATCCGTTCGGCGTGGATGGGGGTTATTCTGTTGTCACTAAGTGA
- the cydB gene encoding cytochrome d ubiquinol oxidase subunit II, with protein MLSLSELWFLLIAVLFVGFFFLEGFDFGVGMSTAMIGKTDRERRTLINSIGPFWDGNEVWLITAGGAMFAAFPHWYATLFSGFYLPLVVVLLALIGRGVAFEFRSKMRHERWRKTWDIIIIVSSALLPFLFGVVFATLMKGLPIDAQMQLRPGFLDIVNPYTVVGGLSVTLLCLVHGLLFASLRTVGDLRERALNLAQKLMLPLAAILAIYAVMTYFMTDVFAVRGWALWIMVVLGAASLGLAAYFVRQKREAWAFGMTGAVIAIAFASVFIGLFPRVMVSSMGSAFDLTVYNASSGAYSLKVMTIVACTLLPFVLGYQIWSYYIFRKRLNDHHHLEY; from the coding sequence CTGTTGTCACTAAGTGAGTTGTGGTTTTTGCTGATTGCCGTCTTGTTTGTTGGTTTTTTCTTTCTGGAAGGTTTTGATTTTGGTGTGGGCATGTCTACTGCAATGATTGGCAAAACGGATCGTGAACGTCGTACCCTGATCAACTCGATCGGTCCGTTCTGGGATGGCAATGAAGTATGGCTGATTACGGCAGGGGGTGCAATGTTTGCAGCCTTCCCGCACTGGTATGCCACGCTGTTTAGCGGGTTTTATCTGCCGCTGGTCGTCGTGCTGCTGGCCTTGATCGGACGCGGAGTTGCCTTTGAATTCCGCAGCAAAATGAGACATGAACGCTGGCGCAAAACATGGGACATCATCATTATAGTCTCCAGTGCGTTACTACCATTCTTGTTCGGCGTTGTTTTCGCTACCTTGATGAAAGGCCTGCCTATTGATGCGCAGATGCAGCTTCGTCCCGGCTTCCTGGACATCGTCAATCCGTATACGGTGGTAGGTGGGTTGAGCGTGACGTTGTTGTGTCTGGTGCATGGTCTGCTGTTTGCTTCCTTGCGGACCGTGGGAGATCTTAGAGAACGTGCCCTGAATTTGGCCCAAAAACTGATGCTGCCGCTCGCCGCGATCCTCGCGATCTACGCTGTGATGACATACTTCATGACCGATGTGTTCGCCGTACGCGGCTGGGCTCTCTGGATTATGGTTGTTCTGGGTGCTGCTTCATTGGGTCTGGCGGCTTACTTCGTGCGTCAGAAACGAGAAGCCTGGGCCTTCGGCATGACGGGAGCTGTAATTGCAATCGCGTTTGCCTCCGTATTTATCGGTCTGTTCCCAAGGGTCATGGTGAGTTCAATGGGTTCGGCGTTTGACCTGACGGTCTACAATGCTTCATCCGGTGCATATTCGCTCAAAGTGATGACGATTGTGGCTTGTACGCTGCTTCCGTTTGTACTCGGCTATCAGATCTGGAGTTATTACATTTTCCGCAAACGTCTGAACGATCACCATCACCTGGAGTACTGA
- the cydD gene encoding thiol reductant ABC exporter subunit CydD, translating to MGRGLLKLPGIRPVLALTSALVLLQAMTIIMQAKWLAQAITALFEGSPVTEQYSVLLLFLAAFAARYALSFWLQLIASRYAEKTGNDLRRQMVEQWFRLGPRFAKTEGTGHLVTLAREGTAQYKTYLELFIPRMLGMALTPIVILFYVFKLDMMSGIVLTLTLPILIVFMILVGLAAQRKIDGQFKSYKALANHFVDTLRGLETLRTLGQSGRHGETIIRVSQRYRKATMSTLRMAFLSSFALDFFTMLSVASVAVGLGLRLTEGHMLLGPALTVLILAPEYFLPVRMVGADYHATLDGKEAGEAISQMIERGKTAERKQKEAYTSAVIHGVSEKNGEFSSPEPTFGQGDVSASTIRVVLREVNARSGMAASSSKPSWEATSRLALTNVQVRHQEDGPCSLNDVTFQVSGLGKVGIIGASGAGKSTLIDVLAGFQQLTSGQILYNGQPLSPEMMEDWRQQTAAIPQHPTIFSGSLADNVRFYIPEASDAEVADAIHAAGLHKLAASLPNGMQEFIGAGGRQLSGGQEQRVALARALLSARPILLLDEPTAHLDVETEYELKQTMLPLFEGKLVFLATHRLHWMPHMDRIIVMDGGTVAETGTHEELLARQGVYYQMIQAQMEAV from the coding sequence ATGGGACGGGGGCTGTTGAAGCTGCCGGGCATCCGGCCAGTACTTGCGCTGACCTCAGCGCTTGTACTGTTGCAGGCGATGACGATTATCATGCAGGCGAAATGGCTGGCACAAGCGATTACGGCATTATTTGAAGGTTCACCCGTAACAGAGCAGTACTCGGTACTGCTGTTGTTCCTGGCCGCTTTTGCCGCCCGCTATGCCCTATCGTTCTGGTTGCAGCTCATCGCTTCGCGGTACGCGGAGAAGACAGGAAACGATCTGCGCAGACAGATGGTGGAGCAGTGGTTCCGGCTGGGACCGCGTTTTGCCAAAACGGAAGGAACAGGGCACCTGGTAACCTTGGCACGCGAAGGAACAGCCCAGTATAAGACGTATCTTGAACTGTTTATTCCCCGAATGCTGGGGATGGCGTTAACGCCAATCGTTATTCTGTTCTATGTCTTCAAGCTGGATATGATGTCCGGGATTGTTTTGACACTGACGCTGCCGATCCTGATCGTGTTTATGATTTTGGTGGGGCTGGCTGCACAACGCAAGATCGATGGACAGTTCAAGTCCTACAAAGCGCTGGCGAACCATTTCGTAGATACGCTCCGTGGACTGGAAACACTCAGAACACTGGGACAGAGCGGCAGGCATGGAGAAACAATCATTCGGGTTAGTCAGCGTTATCGCAAGGCTACGATGTCTACGCTGCGTATGGCTTTTCTGTCCTCCTTCGCACTTGATTTCTTCACCATGCTGTCGGTGGCTTCGGTGGCGGTTGGTTTGGGTCTGCGCCTGACGGAAGGGCATATGCTGCTTGGACCAGCGCTGACCGTACTCATTCTTGCGCCGGAGTACTTTCTGCCTGTACGAATGGTAGGCGCAGATTACCACGCCACACTGGATGGCAAAGAGGCCGGGGAAGCGATCAGCCAGATGATTGAGCGAGGGAAAACGGCCGAACGTAAGCAAAAGGAAGCATACACGAGTGCTGTTATACATGGTGTGTCAGAAAAGAACGGAGAATTCTCTTCGCCTGAGCCTACTTTTGGGCAAGGTGACGTGTCCGCATCCACCATACGGGTGGTTTTACGTGAGGTAAATGCCCGAAGTGGCATGGCTGCTTCCTCATCGAAACCCTCTTGGGAGGCGACGAGTAGACTGGCGCTTACCAACGTACAGGTACGACATCAGGAAGACGGGCCATGCTCGCTGAATGATGTGACGTTTCAGGTTTCTGGTCTTGGCAAAGTAGGGATTATCGGAGCGAGCGGAGCAGGGAAATCAACCCTGATTGATGTACTTGCAGGTTTTCAGCAGCTTACTTCAGGTCAGATTTTATATAACGGCCAGCCCTTATCTCCAGAGATGATGGAAGATTGGAGACAACAAACGGCGGCGATTCCGCAGCATCCAACTATTTTCAGTGGCAGCTTGGCGGATAATGTTCGGTTCTATATTCCTGAAGCTTCGGATGCGGAGGTGGCTGACGCCATTCACGCAGCCGGTTTGCATAAGCTTGCTGCCTCGTTGCCGAACGGGATGCAGGAGTTCATTGGTGCCGGGGGAAGGCAGCTTAGTGGAGGACAGGAGCAGCGGGTGGCTTTGGCGAGGGCCTTGCTTAGCGCGCGCCCGATCCTGCTGCTGGATGAGCCGACTGCGCATCTGGATGTGGAGACCGAGTATGAATTGAAACAGACCATGTTACCGCTGTTTGAGGGTAAGCTGGTTTTTCTGGCAACACATCGACTGCATTGGATGCCCCATATGGATCGCATTATTGTGATGGATGGCGGCACGGTTGCAGAGACAGGAACACATGAGGAATTGTTGGCCCGACAAGGCGTATATTACCAGATGATTCAGGCCCAGATGGAGGCGGTGTAA
- the cydC gene encoding thiol reductant ABC exporter subunit CydC — protein MKAGYEQTETARSGSQKNSWITPYVAQYRWRLVAVIALGICATLCAVLLLFTSGFLISKSALRPENILMVYVPIVGVRAFGIFRAVFRYVERLAGHDVVLRILADQRVKLYRILEPQALFLRSRMQTGDVLGALAEDVERLQDIYLRTVFPAFTALMMYGGAVVAFGSVDLGFALWIGLYMLFLVAVLPVISLRVTWKLRVRLKRENAKLYTRLTDGVLGLGDWIASGRAEEFMRRQDEAEGQADMIRLRLRQWTRWRDLVAQCVIGLMVVSVTLWAGSAASAGQLPAVMIAAFVLVLFPLTEALLPVGDAVEHIPQYRESLERLQNLEGGEIKPEQSGTEEANAAAGAKEDMNLGVSGSNLVAGQQRGSLERKEKASDRRIRLRIPPRLRADIQIDQVSYRYTPDAPYAVQEVSLHLPQGKRLAVLGRSGGGKSTLMKLIQGALLPSAGNVFINDLPVQTMGENITDVIAVLNQSPHLFDTTVANNLRIGRPNATDEEIQRVAAQVGLSDLIESLPQGYHTPMLETGLRFSGGERQRIALARVLLRETPVVIFDEPTVGLDPVTERALMRTILDSMQGKTMIWVTHHLMGAERMDELIFMENGQITMQGSHAQLLAREERYRRLLELDRPGWSDGQQPVVPLPPVASR, from the coding sequence ATGAAAGCCGGATACGAGCAGACAGAAACAGCCCGGAGCGGGAGCCAAAAGAATAGCTGGATCACTCCGTACGTGGCACAGTACCGCTGGAGACTCGTGGCAGTCATTGCGCTGGGGATATGCGCTACGCTATGTGCCGTTTTGCTGCTCTTCACCTCCGGGTTTCTGATCTCCAAGTCAGCGCTCCGTCCTGAAAATATTTTGATGGTATATGTACCTATCGTGGGTGTTCGTGCATTTGGGATTTTCCGTGCCGTATTCCGGTATGTCGAACGTCTGGCTGGACATGATGTGGTTTTGCGCATACTCGCGGATCAGCGTGTGAAGCTGTATCGGATTTTGGAGCCGCAGGCACTGTTCCTGCGCTCTCGCATGCAGACGGGAGACGTACTTGGTGCTCTCGCAGAGGACGTAGAGAGACTGCAGGATATTTATCTGCGTACGGTATTTCCGGCGTTTACAGCTCTCATGATGTACGGTGGAGCTGTTGTGGCCTTTGGCAGCGTTGATCTGGGATTTGCACTGTGGATAGGGTTGTATATGCTGTTTCTGGTTGCTGTGCTTCCTGTCATTTCCCTCCGAGTGACGTGGAAGTTGCGGGTGCGGCTGAAGCGGGAAAATGCCAAGTTGTACACTCGTCTGACCGATGGTGTGCTTGGCCTCGGGGATTGGATAGCGAGTGGACGAGCTGAAGAATTTATGCGTCGGCAGGATGAGGCTGAAGGTCAGGCAGATATGATTCGACTTCGCTTGCGGCAATGGACGCGCTGGCGTGATCTGGTTGCGCAGTGCGTGATTGGACTAATGGTGGTATCCGTGACCTTATGGGCGGGAAGTGCGGCTTCTGCCGGACAGCTGCCTGCGGTTATGATTGCAGCATTTGTGCTGGTGTTGTTTCCACTCACGGAAGCGCTGCTGCCCGTAGGAGATGCGGTGGAGCATATCCCGCAGTATCGTGAATCGCTGGAACGCTTGCAGAACTTGGAAGGTGGAGAGATTAAACCAGAACAGTCTGGAACCGAAGAAGCGAATGCAGCGGCTGGAGCCAAAGAGGACATGAACTTAGGTGTATCAGGCAGCAATTTGGTAGCTGGACAACAGCGGGGTTCTCTGGAACGTAAGGAAAAAGCTTCGGACCGACGTATCCGCCTGCGCATTCCGCCCAGGCTGCGAGCCGACATTCAGATCGATCAGGTGAGTTATCGTTATACGCCTGATGCTCCGTATGCGGTGCAGGAGGTGTCCCTACATCTTCCTCAGGGTAAACGCTTGGCTGTACTCGGTCGCAGCGGCGGTGGGAAATCAACCCTCATGAAGCTCATTCAGGGAGCGTTACTCCCATCCGCCGGGAATGTATTCATCAATGATCTTCCGGTACAAACGATGGGTGAAAATATAACGGATGTCATTGCGGTGCTGAACCAAAGTCCACATCTATTCGATACTACGGTAGCCAACAATCTGCGGATCGGCCGTCCGAATGCCACAGACGAAGAAATCCAGCGAGTGGCTGCGCAAGTAGGTTTATCCGATCTCATTGAATCTTTGCCGCAGGGTTATCATACCCCGATGCTGGAGACAGGACTTCGTTTCTCTGGTGGAGAAAGACAGCGAATTGCATTAGCCCGGGTGCTTCTTCGCGAAACACCTGTCGTTATTTTCGATGAACCGACGGTAGGACTTGATCCTGTGACGGAACGAGCGCTGATGCGAACCATTCTGGACAGCATGCAGGGCAAAACAATGATCTGGGTCACCCATCACCTGATGGGAGCGGAACGGATGGACGAACTTATTTTTATGGAAAATGGACAGATCACCATGCAGGGTTCTCACGCACAATTGCTGGCCCGGGAAGAGCGTTATCGCCGTCTGCTCGAACTGGATCGACCGGGATGGTCTGATGGGCAGCAACCTGTGGTCCCGCTACCACCTGTAGCCTCCAGATAA
- a CDS encoding MraY family glycosyltransferase — MVYILAFMLSFAVVVLLIPPLGRLAHRLDFVDKPREDVERKLHRQPIPLTASYAIFTGFFLTYIALTKEISWETAALVAGGMLLLTIGTVDDWYKTKGKDFPALPKMLVQVSAAVLVFTSGIAFNGFVNPFNAEYVMLPIWLQFILTILWIFGVTTVINFTDGMDGLAGGLSAISAITLFIVALAKGQSDSALMSIILVGVTLGYLKYNKAPAKVFMGDAGATFLGFILAVIALDGAFKQATMLSIFIPILALGVPIFDNIFVVIKRFIQGKAIYQADASQAHYRLLRAGLNQNQVVGVLYLVSTCLCLSSIILMLVEL, encoded by the coding sequence ATGGTATACATACTGGCTTTTATGCTGTCTTTTGCTGTCGTGGTTCTGCTTATTCCGCCGCTTGGTCGACTGGCACATCGGCTGGATTTTGTGGACAAGCCCCGAGAAGATGTGGAGCGTAAGCTGCACAGGCAGCCCATCCCACTGACGGCAAGTTACGCGATATTTACTGGATTCTTCCTGACATACATTGCTCTTACGAAAGAAATTTCATGGGAAACGGCGGCCCTGGTCGCCGGCGGAATGCTTCTATTAACGATTGGTACAGTCGATGACTGGTACAAAACGAAAGGTAAAGATTTTCCTGCCTTGCCCAAGATGCTCGTACAGGTCTCTGCCGCAGTGCTCGTATTTACTTCTGGCATTGCGTTCAACGGATTTGTGAATCCCTTCAACGCGGAATATGTCATGCTTCCGATCTGGCTGCAATTCATTTTGACGATCCTGTGGATCTTCGGTGTAACGACAGTCATTAACTTCACGGACGGCATGGACGGACTGGCTGGCGGATTATCGGCCATCTCGGCTATTACCTTGTTCATCGTGGCCTTGGCCAAAGGTCAAAGTGATTCTGCACTCATGTCGATCATTCTGGTCGGGGTAACCCTCGGTTATCTGAAATATAATAAAGCTCCCGCCAAGGTGTTCATGGGCGACGCAGGAGCGACGTTTCTCGGCTTCATCCTGGCGGTCATCGCCCTGGATGGTGCTTTCAAACAAGCGACCATGTTGTCTATTTTCATCCCGATTCTGGCGCTCGGTGTGCCGATCTTCGACAACATTTTTGTGGTCATCAAACGCTTCATTCAAGGCAAAGCGATCTACCAAGCCGATGCGAGTCAGGCTCATTATCGACTATTGCGTGCTGGTCTGAATCAAAATCAGGTGGTCGGTGTGCTATACCTCGTCAGCACCTGCCTCTGTCTGTCCTCCATCATTCTGATGCTGGTGGAGCTGTAA